The Leclercia sp. S52 genome has a segment encoding these proteins:
- a CDS encoding oligogalacturonate lyase family protein, which yields MKGKIIPLSFRTRQDSQTGHEVIRLTPPHIICHRNYFYQKCFTRDGSKLIFGGAFEGHWNYYLLDIEQQKATQLTDGAGDNTFGGFLSADDASLWYVKNSRELRRVDLETLEEYVVYEVDNDWVAYGTWVANSDCTKLVGIEIKKSDWQPLTDWSKFRAFYFTNPECRLINIDLQTGERRVILQEKRWLGHPIYRPFDDSTVAFCHEGPRDAIDARMWLINEDGSNLRKVRQHGTGESFTHEFWVPDGSALYYVAHKENDPKRYLFSADPQTLENRQLMAIPPCSHLMSNHDGSLIVGDGAPHNTGDISLNDPFIWVFDIAQGTQTAVCQHNTSWKVLDGDRQVTHPHPSFSPDNKWVLYTSDEEGMPALYLARV from the coding sequence ATGAAAGGAAAAATTATCCCCCTGAGTTTTCGCACCCGGCAGGACAGCCAAACCGGACACGAGGTGATACGCCTGACGCCGCCGCACATCATCTGTCACCGTAACTATTTCTATCAGAAATGTTTTACCCGCGATGGCAGCAAGCTGATCTTTGGCGGCGCCTTTGAGGGCCACTGGAACTACTACCTGCTCGACATTGAACAGCAAAAGGCGACCCAGCTGACCGACGGCGCTGGCGACAATACCTTCGGCGGCTTTCTCTCCGCGGACGATGCTTCTCTGTGGTACGTGAAAAATAGCCGCGAATTGCGCCGCGTCGATCTTGAGACTCTGGAAGAGTATGTGGTGTATGAGGTCGATAACGACTGGGTGGCCTACGGTACCTGGGTGGCGAACTCTGACTGCACGAAGCTGGTAGGCATCGAGATCAAAAAAAGCGACTGGCAGCCGCTCACCGACTGGAGCAAGTTCCGCGCGTTTTACTTCACCAACCCGGAATGCCGCCTGATCAACATCGACCTGCAAACCGGTGAACGGCGGGTGATTTTGCAGGAGAAACGCTGGCTTGGACACCCGATTTACCGTCCGTTCGACGACAGTACGGTAGCCTTTTGTCACGAGGGCCCGCGCGACGCGATCGATGCGCGCATGTGGTTGATCAATGAGGATGGCAGCAATCTGCGCAAGGTGCGCCAGCACGGCACGGGCGAGAGTTTTACCCACGAGTTCTGGGTGCCGGACGGCTCGGCGCTCTATTACGTGGCGCACAAGGAGAACGATCCTAAGCGCTATCTGTTCAGCGCCGATCCGCAAACGCTGGAAAACCGTCAGCTGATGGCGATCCCGCCCTGCTCCCACCTGATGAGTAACCACGACGGCTCGCTGATCGTCGGCGATGGCGCCCCGCACAATACCGGGGATATCAGCCTCAACGATCCCTTCATCTGGGTGTTCGATATTGCACAAGGCACGCAAACCGCCGTCTGCCAGCACAACACCAGCTGGAAAGTGCTGGACGGCGATCGCCAGGTCACCCACCCGCATCCGTCGTTTTCACCGGACAATAAGTGGGTGCTGTATACCTCGGACGAAGAAGGGATGCCGGCGCTGTATCTCGCTCGGGTGTGA